A region from the Lolium perenne isolate Kyuss_39 chromosome 4, Kyuss_2.0, whole genome shotgun sequence genome encodes:
- the LOC127321801 gene encoding branched-chain amino acid aminotransferase 2, chloroplastic isoform X2, translating into MAHTGCLASTEIQNHVHSMPTLRHKAHTTVACQASPATKYMETPEIVDLDWENLGFGLVDTDFMYMAKCGPDGNFSKGEMVPFGPIALSPSAGVLNYGQGLFEGLKAYRKTDGSVLLFRPKENAIRMINGSDRMCMPAPTVEQFVDAVKLTVLANKRWVPPTGKGSLYIRPLLIGSGAILGLAPAPEYTFIIYVSPVGNYFKEGLAPINLIIEDNFHRAAPGGTGGVKTIGNYASVLKAQRTAKEKGYSDVLYLDAVHNKYLEEVSSCNIFVVKGKTISTPALEGTILPGITRKSIIEVAESKGYKVEERPVSVDELLTADEVFCTGTAVVVSPVGSITYLGKRVEYEGNQGVGAVSQQLYTSLTSLQMGLAEDRMGWTVQLN; encoded by the exons ATGGCGCACACCGGCTGCCTTGCTTCCACCGAG ATCCAGAATCACGTTCACTCGATGCCAACTCTCCGTCACAAGGCTCATACCACAGTAGCATGTCAAGCTTCTCCAGCGACCAAATACAT GGAGACACCTGAGATAGTTGACTTGGACTGGGAGAACCTCGGCTTTGGCCTTGTCGATACTGACTTTATGTACATGGCAAAATGCGGCCCAGATGGAAACTTTTCCAAAGGAGAGATGGTGCCGTTTGGACCTATAGCACTGAGCCCTTCTGCTGGAGTCTTAAATTATGGACAG GGGTTGTTTGAGGGCCTAAAAGCATATAGGAAGACTGATGGGTCTGTCCTGTTATTTCGTCCAAAGGAGAATGCCATAAGGATGATAAATGGTTCAGATAGGATGTGCATGCCTGCGCCAACTGTTGAGCAATTCGTCGATGCGGTGAAACTAACCGTTCTGGCAAATAAAAGATGG GTGCCTCCTACTGGTAAAGGCTCTCTGTATATTAGGCCACTACTTATTGGAAGCGGGGCTATTCTTGGTCTTGCACCTGCTCCTGAGTACACTTTTATTATTTATGTATCCCCTGTTGGGAACTACTTCAAG GAAGGTTTAGCTCCTATTAATTTGATTATCGAAGATAACTTCCACCGTGCTGCCCCCGGTGGAACTGGAGGCGTGAAAACCATTGGAAACTATGCCTCG GTGCTGAAAGCGCAGAGAACCGCAAAGGAGAAAGGATATTCTGATGTCCTCTAtttagacgctgtccacaacaaatatCTGGAAGAAGTTTCTTCATGCAATATTTTTGttgtgaaa GGCAAAACTATTTCTACTCCAGCATTAGAAGGAACGATACTGCCTGGTATAACAAGGAAAAGTATTATCGAAGTTGCTGAGAGCAAAGgctacaag GTGGAGGAACGGCCCGTTTCAGTAGATGAATTGCTTACGGCTGATGAAGTTTTCTGCACGGGAACAGCGGTTGTGGTTTCTCCCGTGGGGAGCATCACATATCTGGGGAAAAG GGTAGAGTACGAGGGCAACCAAGGAGTGGGTGCGGTGTCGCAGCAGCTGTATACCTCGCTGACGAGCCTCCAGATGGGTCTTGCAGAAGATCGGATGGGCTGGACCGTGCAACTGAATTAG
- the LOC127321801 gene encoding branched-chain amino acid aminotransferase 2, chloroplastic isoform X1 → MELGLASSRGTLLLPAAAPPLAAPRSSPSLQIQNHVHSMPTLRHKAHTTVACQASPATKYMETPEIVDLDWENLGFGLVDTDFMYMAKCGPDGNFSKGEMVPFGPIALSPSAGVLNYGQGLFEGLKAYRKTDGSVLLFRPKENAIRMINGSDRMCMPAPTVEQFVDAVKLTVLANKRWVPPTGKGSLYIRPLLIGSGAILGLAPAPEYTFIIYVSPVGNYFKEGLAPINLIIEDNFHRAAPGGTGGVKTIGNYASVLKAQRTAKEKGYSDVLYLDAVHNKYLEEVSSCNIFVVKGKTISTPALEGTILPGITRKSIIEVAESKGYKVEERPVSVDELLTADEVFCTGTAVVVSPVGSITYLGKRVEYEGNQGVGAVSQQLYTSLTSLQMGLAEDRMGWTVQLN, encoded by the exons ATGGAGCTCGGCCTCGCCTCTTCCCGCGGCACATTACTACTCCCTGCCGCCGCTCCGCCGCTCGCAGCCCCGCGGTCCTCGCCGTCGCTTCAg ATCCAGAATCACGTTCACTCGATGCCAACTCTCCGTCACAAGGCTCATACCACAGTAGCATGTCAAGCTTCTCCAGCGACCAAATACAT GGAGACACCTGAGATAGTTGACTTGGACTGGGAGAACCTCGGCTTTGGCCTTGTCGATACTGACTTTATGTACATGGCAAAATGCGGCCCAGATGGAAACTTTTCCAAAGGAGAGATGGTGCCGTTTGGACCTATAGCACTGAGCCCTTCTGCTGGAGTCTTAAATTATGGACAG GGGTTGTTTGAGGGCCTAAAAGCATATAGGAAGACTGATGGGTCTGTCCTGTTATTTCGTCCAAAGGAGAATGCCATAAGGATGATAAATGGTTCAGATAGGATGTGCATGCCTGCGCCAACTGTTGAGCAATTCGTCGATGCGGTGAAACTAACCGTTCTGGCAAATAAAAGATGG GTGCCTCCTACTGGTAAAGGCTCTCTGTATATTAGGCCACTACTTATTGGAAGCGGGGCTATTCTTGGTCTTGCACCTGCTCCTGAGTACACTTTTATTATTTATGTATCCCCTGTTGGGAACTACTTCAAG GAAGGTTTAGCTCCTATTAATTTGATTATCGAAGATAACTTCCACCGTGCTGCCCCCGGTGGAACTGGAGGCGTGAAAACCATTGGAAACTATGCCTCG GTGCTGAAAGCGCAGAGAACCGCAAAGGAGAAAGGATATTCTGATGTCCTCTAtttagacgctgtccacaacaaatatCTGGAAGAAGTTTCTTCATGCAATATTTTTGttgtgaaa GGCAAAACTATTTCTACTCCAGCATTAGAAGGAACGATACTGCCTGGTATAACAAGGAAAAGTATTATCGAAGTTGCTGAGAGCAAAGgctacaag GTGGAGGAACGGCCCGTTTCAGTAGATGAATTGCTTACGGCTGATGAAGTTTTCTGCACGGGAACAGCGGTTGTGGTTTCTCCCGTGGGGAGCATCACATATCTGGGGAAAAG GGTAGAGTACGAGGGCAACCAAGGAGTGGGTGCGGTGTCGCAGCAGCTGTATACCTCGCTGACGAGCCTCCAGATGGGTCTTGCAGAAGATCGGATGGGCTGGACCGTGCAACTGAATTAG